The following coding sequences are from one Halobacteriovorax sp. JY17 window:
- a CDS encoding thiamine pyrophosphate-dependent enzyme — translation MSIEILNGNELIVQGGLEAGFNLYTGYPGSPLADYFNILYKRKDEFHRRGIRVSIANSEANAAAMASGSKQAGKDCLVAMKSMGLHVASDALSVGNFANPGAVKIDPITGEEIYPGVVIVVGDDPWSMSTSTPADSRYLYKHLHIPFLEPSTPQELKDWMKIALEISKRTSVYQGLLLTTYMAEGGGRVEVGEAKEIDGEIVTLDPSTFDLSKNVMVPPNSLKADVSMINERFPKVEKVLAELSLDEIFGKTDSKVGFISTGVVFETLKQVLEEGALIDHFSLYKVACSYPLITKQLLPYLQGLDTLIVVEEKRGFLENELKSFCVEHGVNIKIHGKKFNEGEGFPAHGGLSFEIVRDKTKVLLDLLDINMCKDLKHSSISLGLDLPRRLPTFCPGCPHRETLSLLKDLREVLKDQEGLNLLSHGDVGCYSLSFLPPFKEMHNLSAMGQGGALGAGVDIFADNPSVVLMGDSTFFHSGLTDISNSLQIGHDITYILLDNDNTAMTGHQMSPASGISVEGIKRTRQSMLSVVKGLGVTEAIDVNPSDRYFYKNLLTDYIHKKGVKVIVSNKECGLTYHGRMKAKERKLTGTGKTIEMKSFYQINTSVCEDCRACVENTGCPGLTQIHDAYGSKVSIDPQICVADSYCTKIKACPSFELVEVLDYHPTKYKNNKEISFDDSSIELPNTIKSFEDIASGKDWRMVVTGVGGSGVTTISRVLSHAAKSMNGRDDLDFKFMDQKGLAQRNGNVTGHLSIYKKGLSRGAVTPLASADLLVSPDLLDASGQLHFLGDDGLAIIDKKFQIPLSILLDNGEVAETLTEAELRESLKNNLGERVSLSAMKDLCNDILGKSVYASAMILGVAFQSGRLPFTLENMKEAFSSAIKKGEAETNWLAFNLGRKVFLNGDQSVRDQYFQKKKSKFNHFALLEESLRASFLPWQNKETFVELFNQNYSKLSKMFPNINSNHIATYLHDMYIYNRGMEVQNFIQNALLIRESVEESEQAMALRTLARTYWVKDEVYVAHLMVSPMQRETDQLAYGNIGKKFKKVFINRPGFDLFGKKIEFDISPKPWMLKSMRHLRILRMLMPAWHRTERAINAEVREKLIKETAADIPSYSKMKKLENIKGYREVRYKKANEKLGASY, via the coding sequence ATGTCTATTGAAATATTAAACGGCAATGAACTCATTGTTCAAGGCGGACTTGAAGCTGGATTCAATCTCTATACGGGCTATCCAGGCTCTCCCTTGGCCGACTATTTTAATATTCTCTATAAAAGAAAAGATGAATTTCATAGACGAGGAATCAGAGTTTCTATTGCAAACTCCGAGGCCAATGCGGCGGCCATGGCCTCTGGTTCTAAACAGGCAGGAAAAGATTGTTTAGTGGCCATGAAGTCCATGGGACTTCACGTGGCATCAGATGCACTTTCAGTTGGAAACTTTGCAAACCCTGGTGCTGTGAAAATTGATCCTATTACTGGTGAAGAAATTTACCCAGGTGTGGTTATTGTTGTTGGTGATGATCCTTGGTCCATGTCAACTTCAACTCCGGCGGACTCAAGATACTTGTACAAGCATTTACATATTCCTTTTCTGGAGCCATCGACGCCACAAGAATTAAAAGATTGGATGAAGATAGCTCTTGAAATCTCTAAGAGAACTTCAGTTTATCAAGGATTACTTCTTACTACTTATATGGCCGAAGGCGGGGGGCGTGTTGAAGTTGGTGAGGCCAAAGAAATTGACGGAGAGATCGTCACTCTTGACCCTTCAACATTTGACCTTTCTAAGAACGTCATGGTTCCGCCAAATTCACTAAAGGCCGATGTCTCGATGATAAATGAGCGTTTTCCTAAAGTAGAAAAAGTTTTAGCAGAACTTTCACTTGATGAAATTTTTGGAAAGACAGATTCAAAGGTTGGATTTATTTCAACTGGTGTCGTCTTTGAAACATTGAAACAAGTCTTAGAAGAGGGCGCTCTGATAGATCACTTTAGTCTTTATAAAGTGGCCTGCTCATACCCTTTAATTACGAAGCAGCTTCTACCTTACTTGCAAGGACTAGATACTCTTATTGTTGTTGAAGAGAAAAGAGGTTTTCTAGAAAATGAACTTAAATCATTCTGTGTAGAGCACGGTGTGAATATAAAAATTCATGGAAAGAAATTCAATGAAGGAGAGGGATTTCCTGCTCACGGCGGCCTTAGCTTTGAAATTGTAAGAGATAAGACAAAGGTCTTACTAGACCTTCTTGATATCAATATGTGTAAGGATTTAAAGCACTCAAGCATTTCACTTGGGCTCGATCTGCCAAGAAGACTTCCAACATTTTGTCCAGGCTGTCCCCATAGGGAAACGCTTTCTCTCTTAAAAGATTTAAGAGAAGTTTTAAAAGATCAGGAAGGGTTAAACCTTCTCTCTCACGGAGATGTTGGTTGTTACTCTCTCTCATTTCTTCCTCCGTTTAAGGAGATGCATAATCTCTCTGCCATGGGACAAGGTGGAGCCCTTGGGGCGGGAGTCGATATATTTGCTGATAACCCTTCAGTTGTTTTAATGGGAGATTCAACATTCTTTCATTCGGGATTAACTGATATTTCGAACTCATTACAAATCGGTCACGATATAACTTATATTCTATTAGATAATGATAATACCGCGATGACTGGGCACCAAATGTCTCCGGCTTCAGGAATTTCTGTTGAGGGAATTAAGAGAACGAGACAGAGCATGCTCTCTGTTGTGAAAGGTCTCGGTGTGACTGAGGCCATAGATGTGAATCCAAGTGATCGCTACTTCTATAAGAATCTCTTGACGGATTATATCCATAAAAAAGGGGTGAAGGTTATTGTTTCTAATAAAGAATGCGGCCTTACTTATCACGGTCGTATGAAAGCGAAAGAGAGAAAACTCACAGGAACTGGTAAGACGATTGAGATGAAGTCTTTCTATCAAATCAATACTTCCGTGTGTGAAGATTGCAGAGCGTGTGTTGAGAATACTGGTTGTCCAGGGCTTACTCAAATTCACGATGCCTACGGTTCTAAAGTTTCAATTGACCCTCAGATTTGTGTGGCCGATAGCTATTGTACAAAAATAAAAGCCTGTCCAAGTTTTGAATTGGTGGAAGTCTTAGATTATCACCCAACAAAGTATAAGAATAATAAGGAAATTTCCTTTGATGACTCTTCAATTGAGCTTCCAAATACTATTAAATCTTTTGAAGATATAGCAAGTGGTAAAGACTGGCGTATGGTTGTGACAGGTGTAGGTGGCTCTGGAGTGACGACAATTTCTAGAGTGCTTTCTCACGCGGCAAAATCAATGAATGGAAGAGATGATTTAGATTTTAAATTCATGGACCAAAAAGGACTTGCCCAGAGAAATGGAAATGTAACAGGACATCTCTCTATTTATAAGAAGGGTTTATCTAGAGGAGCGGTAACACCTCTCGCTAGTGCTGATCTCCTTGTTTCTCCAGACCTCTTAGATGCAAGTGGACAGCTTCACTTTCTAGGAGACGATGGACTTGCTATTATAGATAAGAAATTTCAAATCCCACTTTCAATTCTCTTAGATAACGGAGAGGTTGCCGAGACTCTCACAGAGGCCGAGCTTCGAGAGAGTTTAAAGAATAATTTAGGGGAGAGAGTTTCACTCTCTGCGATGAAAGATCTCTGCAATGATATCTTAGGAAAGAGTGTTTACGCGTCGGCGATGATTCTAGGAGTTGCCTTCCAAAGTGGGAGACTGCCATTTACTCTTGAAAATATGAAGGAAGCTTTTTCGAGCGCCATTAAAAAAGGCGAAGCTGAAACAAATTGGCTGGCCTTTAATCTTGGAAGAAAAGTATTCTTAAATGGAGACCAATCTGTTCGCGATCAGTATTTTCAAAAGAAGAAGTCAAAGTTTAATCACTTTGCACTTCTAGAAGAAAGTCTTAGAGCTTCATTCTTACCATGGCAGAATAAAGAGACCTTTGTTGAACTCTTTAATCAGAATTACTCAAAGCTTTCAAAAATGTTTCCAAATATTAATAGCAATCACATAGCAACCTATCTCCATGATATGTATATCTACAATAGAGGAATGGAGGTTCAAAACTTTATTCAAAATGCTCTTCTCATAAGAGAAAGTGTTGAAGAGAGTGAACAAGCTATGGCCCTTAGGACTCTTGCTCGAACTTATTGGGTTAAAGATGAGGTGTATGTGGCGCATCTCATGGTGAGCCCAATGCAGAGAGAGACCGACCAATTGGCCTACGGAAATATTGGGAAGAAGTTTAAGAAAGTCTTTATCAATCGACCAGGCTTTGATCTCTTTGGTAAGAAGATTGAATTTGATATTAGCCCAAAACCTTGGATGTTAAAATCTATGAGGCATTTAAGAATTTTAAGAATGCTCATGCCTGCGTGGCATAGAACTGAAAGGGCGATCAATGCAGAAGTGAGAGAGAAATTAATCAAAGAAACTGCGGCAGATATTCCAAGTTATTCAAAGATGAAGAAGTTAGAAAATATTAAAGGCTATAGAGAAGTTCGTTATAAGAAGGCCAATGAGAAATTGGGAGCGAGTTACTAG
- the hppD gene encoding 4-hydroxyphenylpyruvate dioxygenase has product MSNTHSKIGEKNPLGILAIDHLEFTCGTLETPTKDLFYKFGFSKTYENTELHSELFSQGQVRFLLVSDNNPTSHTTTYFKEHGEGVSTISFLVEDCKHAIKTAVERGAEMISDTKVVECEEGTFLTASIKGFGDVINEFVERPNSHFRPGYKKLESDAKAQPLTNRVARIDHLTNNVPKGEMEKWVKFYQDIYGMVQTRYFDIKGAKTGLNSKVVQLENSSVIIPINEPEVEGGKSQIQEFLDIHKGPGVQHIALTCGKILGTVPELIKRDITFLDIPSSYYEMIPSRGINVEEDLKDLESAKLLVDGDADGYLIQNFTQTYVGPLFFEFIQRKNNDGFGEGNFQALFDAIERDQVARGYLE; this is encoded by the coding sequence GTGTCTAATACTCATTCTAAAATAGGTGAAAAGAACCCATTAGGAATCTTAGCAATAGATCACCTAGAATTTACTTGTGGAACTTTAGAAACTCCAACTAAAGACCTCTTCTATAAATTTGGTTTTTCTAAAACTTATGAGAATACTGAGCTTCATTCAGAGTTATTTTCTCAAGGTCAAGTGCGCTTCCTACTCGTCTCAGACAATAATCCAACATCACATACAACAACTTACTTTAAAGAACATGGAGAGGGAGTTTCAACAATTTCTTTTCTAGTTGAAGATTGTAAGCATGCCATTAAAACTGCAGTTGAAAGAGGTGCTGAAATGATCTCTGACACTAAAGTTGTTGAGTGTGAAGAGGGAACATTTCTAACTGCTTCAATAAAAGGTTTTGGTGATGTGATTAATGAATTCGTTGAAAGACCAAATTCACACTTTCGCCCAGGCTATAAGAAATTAGAAAGTGACGCTAAGGCGCAACCTCTTACTAATAGAGTCGCAAGAATTGACCACCTAACTAATAACGTTCCTAAAGGCGAGATGGAAAAGTGGGTAAAATTCTACCAAGATATCTATGGAATGGTTCAAACAAGATACTTCGACATAAAAGGGGCTAAGACAGGTCTGAATTCAAAGGTTGTTCAGCTTGAAAATAGCTCCGTCATTATACCAATTAATGAACCAGAAGTTGAAGGTGGTAAGTCACAAATTCAAGAATTCCTAGACATTCACAAAGGTCCAGGGGTTCAGCACATTGCTCTTACTTGTGGAAAAATTCTTGGAACTGTTCCAGAACTCATTAAGAGAGATATTACATTCCTAGATATTCCTAGTTCTTACTATGAAATGATTCCATCACGTGGAATTAACGTAGAAGAAGATTTAAAAGACCTAGAGTCTGCCAAACTTCTTGTTGATGGAGATGCTGATGGATACCTTATTCAAAACTTCACACAAACATATGTAGGGCCACTCTTCTTTGAGTTTATTCAGAGAAAGAATAATGACGGTTTTGGAGAAGGAAACTTCCAAGCTCTATTTGATGCAATCGAAAGAGATCAAGTAGCAAGAGGATATCTGGAATAA
- a CDS encoding enoyl-CoA hydratase-related protein: MSELITTHPFNNDLRVALLKLNRPKVLNALTTDLLQEIVSELQRLEELPEVRCIIITGDDRAFAAGADIMKMAESTAMDQLNDKRLRLWKEFAMITKPIIAAVNGFALGGGHELSMACDFVIAGDTAKFGQPEINIGTTPGAGGTQRLTRAIGKSKAMMLALTGEMLTAREALACNLIAKVVPEVALLQETFEVAKKIADKSPIAAKLIKDSINKSQEMSLRDGIEYERRNFYLTFASADQKEGMNAFLEKRSPEYKGN, encoded by the coding sequence ATGAGCGAATTAATAACAACACACCCATTTAACAATGACCTTCGAGTTGCTCTTTTAAAACTTAATAGACCAAAAGTTTTAAATGCGCTAACGACGGATCTTCTTCAAGAGATTGTAAGTGAACTTCAAAGACTTGAGGAGCTTCCAGAAGTGAGATGTATTATCATTACTGGTGATGACAGAGCTTTTGCTGCCGGTGCAGATATTATGAAGATGGCAGAGTCTACAGCGATGGATCAACTCAATGATAAGAGACTTCGTCTTTGGAAAGAATTTGCCATGATTACCAAACCTATCATTGCAGCCGTCAATGGATTCGCTCTTGGTGGTGGGCACGAGCTTTCTATGGCCTGTGACTTTGTCATTGCAGGAGATACTGCTAAATTTGGACAACCAGAAATAAATATTGGAACAACACCTGGAGCCGGTGGTACGCAAAGGCTAACCAGAGCAATCGGAAAGAGTAAAGCAATGATGCTCGCCCTTACTGGTGAAATGCTTACAGCTCGTGAAGCTCTTGCTTGTAATTTAATAGCAAAGGTCGTTCCAGAGGTAGCTCTCTTACAAGAAACTTTTGAAGTGGCCAAGAAGATTGCAGACAAATCCCCTATTGCAGCAAAATTGATAAAAGACTCTATTAATAAATCTCAAGAAATGTCGCTTCGAGATGGGATTGAATACGAGAGACGTAACTTCTATTTAACATTTGCTTCCGCTGATCAAAAAGAAGGGATGAATGCTTTCTTAGAAAAGAGATCTCCCGAATACAAAGGAAATTAA
- a CDS encoding enoyl-CoA hydratase-related protein, with protein sequence MSDYSFINYEVEDQTAFITINREEVYNALNADAKYEIVKAVRAANKDTEVRSIILTAKGKAFCTGQDLNDRSVQAGEKPVDLGNTLETEWNPLVQSIRDSKKIIIGAINGVSAGAGLSVALACDYIIAAPGVKFISGFSKLGLAPDAGSSFTFTRALGSKRTLDFFLFNEPLTSEELASSGLINSVSSELIESAKEVSKKINAMAPHCVELIKKNIQFAAESTFKESINNEIYAQRFLGNSEDYKEGLSAFFEKRAPNFKGN encoded by the coding sequence ATGAGTGACTACTCTTTTATAAATTATGAAGTCGAAGACCAAACCGCGTTTATTACTATAAACCGTGAAGAAGTTTACAATGCGCTAAACGCTGATGCTAAATATGAGATAGTCAAAGCAGTCAGAGCGGCAAATAAAGACACAGAAGTTAGATCTATTATTCTAACAGCTAAGGGAAAGGCCTTTTGCACCGGACAAGATCTTAATGATAGAAGTGTCCAAGCAGGGGAAAAACCAGTCGATCTTGGAAATACTTTAGAAACTGAATGGAATCCTTTAGTACAAAGCATAAGAGATTCTAAGAAAATTATTATCGGCGCCATTAATGGTGTCAGTGCAGGAGCTGGACTTTCAGTCGCCCTAGCATGTGACTATATTATAGCGGCCCCTGGAGTAAAATTTATTTCAGGATTTTCAAAACTAGGTCTGGCACCTGATGCGGGAAGTTCTTTCACTTTCACAAGAGCGTTAGGTTCAAAGAGAACTCTAGACTTTTTTCTCTTTAATGAGCCACTCACTTCTGAGGAATTAGCAAGCTCAGGACTGATTAATTCTGTTTCGTCTGAACTAATAGAATCAGCTAAAGAAGTGAGCAAGAAAATAAATGCCATGGCCCCGCATTGTGTAGAATTGATTAAGAAGAATATTCAATTTGCGGCAGAGAGTACATTTAAAGAAAGTATTAATAACGAAATATATGCTCAGAGGTTTCTTGGGAATTCAGAAGACTATAAAGAAGGTCTTTCTGCATTCTTTGAAAAACGAGCACCAAACTTTAAAGGAAACTAG
- a CDS encoding Phenylacetic acid catabolic protein — MTTAREYTPEQKALFEEIKNGRTFEKGEELPEFYRKHLTNLLWMQGDSEYSGAMGYMPWIEKAPTLREKVIVAQIVKDEMRHASVIYKILDDLGHDTMSHVEKTQLEYKLEEDEINIGFKRIKDDYRVNIFYYNINHWTDFILFNFLMDRAAGHQLEDTLQSSYLPWKKGIEGIYKEEVMHLTHGDKWVKILAQETEDKKFLQERLNLWWPRVMNVFGSARGAANDLYVNLGLKARTNGEVRDAFVKEIQVLCDEVGLVIPEYREEDQPARD; from the coding sequence ATGACAACAGCAAGAGAATACACTCCTGAGCAAAAAGCTCTTTTTGAAGAAATTAAAAATGGTAGAACTTTTGAAAAAGGTGAAGAACTTCCAGAGTTCTATAGAAAGCACCTTACAAATCTTCTATGGATGCAAGGTGATTCAGAATATTCTGGGGCCATGGGATATATGCCTTGGATTGAGAAAGCTCCTACTCTAAGAGAGAAAGTTATTGTTGCTCAAATCGTTAAAGATGAAATGAGACATGCTTCAGTTATTTATAAAATCCTAGATGATCTAGGTCACGATACAATGTCTCACGTTGAAAAGACTCAACTTGAGTATAAATTAGAAGAAGATGAAATCAATATTGGTTTCAAGAGAATCAAAGATGATTATAGAGTGAACATCTTCTACTATAACATTAATCATTGGACAGACTTTATTCTATTTAACTTTCTAATGGATAGAGCTGCTGGACATCAACTAGAAGATACCCTCCAATCAAGTTACCTTCCTTGGAAGAAAGGGATTGAAGGAATTTATAAAGAAGAAGTCATGCACTTAACTCACGGGGATAAGTGGGTAAAGATTCTTGCTCAGGAAACTGAAGACAAGAAGTTTCTTCAAGAGAGACTAAACCTTTGGTGGCCAAGAGTGATGAACGTCTTTGGTTCAGCAAGAGGTGCAGCGAATGATCTCTATGTAAACCTTGGTCTTAAAGCTAGAACTAATGGTGAAGTAAGAGATGCTTTCGTAAAAGAAATTCAAGTACTATGTGATGAAGTTGGTCTTGTTATACCTGAGTATAGAGAAGAAGATCAGCCTGCAAGAGACTAA
- a CDS encoding 3-hydroxyacyl-CoA dehydrogenase NAD-binding domain-containing protein, with protein sequence MTLSSVLVVGAGTMGQGIAQWFAQQSVSVQLLDGNPDVAKSAISNIHQSWEKLQAKNKFSKEEVQTFKASIEAVDWDNIRADTTLVVEAIIENLDIKTDVFNKLDGICGKETIFASNTSSIPISSLAKTLPEFRREKFLGLHFFNPAPIMKLVEIIKGHWTREEIITDFDKWFTERKKEVAICNDSPGFIVNRVARNFYGESLRIVSSYNVDKMKEVDNVLKKCGGFKMGPFELMDLIGIDINYSVTESVWNSFYNEPRFAPHQLQKKMVDCGRLGRKTKGGFYDYE encoded by the coding sequence ATGACTCTTAGTTCAGTACTAGTTGTTGGCGCAGGAACCATGGGGCAAGGAATTGCTCAGTGGTTTGCTCAACAATCAGTCAGTGTACAACTACTAGATGGAAATCCAGATGTTGCAAAATCTGCAATATCTAATATTCATCAGTCGTGGGAAAAGCTTCAGGCGAAAAATAAGTTTTCAAAAGAAGAAGTTCAAACCTTTAAAGCTTCTATTGAAGCTGTCGACTGGGACAATATAAGAGCTGATACAACTCTAGTAGTGGAAGCGATCATTGAAAATCTTGACATAAAGACTGATGTTTTTAATAAATTAGATGGAATATGTGGAAAAGAAACAATCTTTGCTTCCAACACAAGTTCAATTCCAATCTCAAGCTTAGCAAAAACTCTTCCAGAGTTTAGAAGAGAGAAGTTTCTTGGACTTCACTTCTTCAATCCTGCACCTATTATGAAATTAGTCGAAATCATAAAAGGTCATTGGACAAGAGAAGAAATCATTACTGATTTTGATAAATGGTTCACAGAGCGAAAGAAAGAAGTCGCAATCTGCAATGATTCGCCCGGTTTTATCGTCAACCGAGTGGCCAGAAATTTCTACGGAGAATCTCTTCGAATTGTTTCCAGTTACAACGTTGATAAAATGAAAGAAGTTGATAATGTTCTAAAGAAATGCGGCGGTTTTAAAATGGGGCCATTTGAATTAATGGATCTCATTGGAATTGATATTAACTACTCCGTCACAGAATCTGTTTGGAATAGTTTCTACAATGAACCAAGATTTGCTCCACACCAATTACAGAAAAAAATGGTGGACTGTGGACGACTTGGAAGAAAGACAAAGGGAGGCTTCTATGACTACGAGTAA
- a CDS encoding 3-hydroxyacyl-CoA dehydrogenase family protein, with the protein MTTSKKFLVLATKNHPFYSKLKELDVIFYDLESHAPFEEKWSHYMECDLVLDFTVIEPEKKLQLLKHLNIQFDFPIVSDLSTYWGELFIEKVSGLRGALSFNFPSPTNCYEYYAIDERTNEGLLEFFKMIEVEGLRVDTPGIGFTYPRVVSMIINEAYFSLEDNLARPKDIDTAMKFGVNYPLGPFEWAAKIGHKNILRLLEELYKETADPRYRPSQKLRLEANLL; encoded by the coding sequence ATGACTACGAGTAAGAAGTTCCTCGTTCTTGCGACTAAGAATCATCCATTCTACTCAAAGTTAAAAGAACTAGATGTTATTTTCTATGATTTAGAGTCCCACGCTCCCTTTGAAGAGAAGTGGTCTCATTATATGGAATGCGACCTCGTTCTAGACTTTACTGTTATTGAACCAGAAAAGAAATTACAGCTCTTAAAACACCTAAATATTCAATTTGATTTTCCTATTGTTAGTGACCTCTCAACTTACTGGGGAGAGCTTTTCATTGAAAAAGTTTCGGGACTTAGAGGAGCACTCTCTTTTAACTTCCCTTCTCCAACAAATTGCTACGAATACTACGCTATTGATGAGAGAACTAACGAAGGTCTTCTAGAGTTCTTTAAGATGATAGAAGTTGAAGGTCTAAGAGTTGATACACCAGGAATTGGATTTACCTATCCTAGAGTGGTTTCAATGATAATTAATGAAGCCTACTTTTCTTTAGAAGATAATCTCGCTCGTCCAAAAGACATTGATACGGCCATGAAATTTGGTGTGAACTACCCTCTCGGGCCATTTGAATGGGCAGCAAAAATTGGCCACAAGAATATTCTTCGCCTCTTAGAAGAACTCTATAAAGAGACAGCCGATCCTCGCTACAGACCTAGTCAAAAACTTCGTCTAGAAGCGAATTTACTTTAA
- a CDS encoding thiolase family protein: MKKSYIVYAKRTPIGKLGGALSQVRVDDMLAHLFKDIKSWANFDLTEIDDVIAGCANQAGEDNRNLARMASTLAEFPFEVPATTINRLCGSSLDAVMDAVGRISAGFGDCFVVGGAESMTRAPLVISKGSTPFGRDSKMYDTTFGWRFPNPKMKELFPLLGMGETAEEVAEQYKISREDQDKFALNSHLKAHSAWEEGRFTQEVLPIEVKLRKSSHIVSRDEGPRPDTNLEVLGKLKTVFRDGGTVTAGNASQMNDGASAVVVVSEDFLKKHNLTPLVEITGAAVRGVHPSVMGLGPIEATKKLCKDFNKKVSDFDVFELNEAFAAQSLACMRELGIDESKVNLNGGAISLGHPLGCSGARILTTLIHIMKDRDDLKEGLATMCIGVGQGIALSVKKV, from the coding sequence ATGAAAAAATCTTATATCGTTTATGCAAAGAGAACTCCTATTGGAAAACTTGGCGGAGCACTCTCTCAAGTAAGAGTTGACGACATGCTAGCTCACCTCTTTAAAGATATTAAGTCTTGGGCAAACTTTGATTTAACTGAAATTGATGATGTGATCGCAGGTTGTGCCAACCAAGCAGGGGAAGACAATAGAAACCTTGCGAGAATGGCCTCGACACTCGCAGAATTTCCATTTGAAGTTCCGGCCACAACAATTAACCGCCTCTGCGGTTCTTCTCTAGATGCCGTCATGGACGCAGTAGGGAGAATAAGCGCAGGCTTTGGAGATTGCTTTGTAGTTGGTGGTGCCGAGAGTATGACAAGGGCGCCTTTAGTCATTTCAAAAGGCTCTACTCCTTTTGGTAGAGACTCTAAAATGTATGACACAACTTTTGGTTGGAGATTTCCAAATCCAAAAATGAAAGAGCTCTTCCCTCTTCTTGGCATGGGAGAGACCGCAGAAGAAGTGGCCGAGCAATATAAAATATCCAGAGAAGATCAAGATAAGTTTGCTCTAAATTCTCACCTAAAGGCCCATAGTGCTTGGGAAGAAGGAAGATTTACACAAGAAGTTCTTCCAATAGAAGTAAAGCTTAGAAAGAGCTCACATATAGTTTCTAGAGACGAAGGTCCGAGACCTGATACAAACCTAGAAGTTCTTGGAAAACTTAAAACAGTCTTTAGAGATGGTGGAACTGTAACAGCAGGTAACGCGAGCCAGATGAATGATGGCGCGAGTGCTGTAGTTGTTGTTTCAGAAGATTTTCTAAAAAAGCACAATCTTACTCCTCTAGTTGAAATAACTGGAGCTGCCGTAAGAGGAGTTCATCCAAGTGTAATGGGACTTGGCCCAATTGAAGCAACAAAGAAGCTTTGCAAAGACTTTAATAAGAAAGTTTCAGACTTCGACGTCTTTGAACTCAACGAGGCCTTCGCTGCTCAATCTCTCGCTTGTATGAGAGAGCTTGGAATTGATGAGAGTAAGGTAAATCTTAATGGTGGTGCTATTTCACTAGGGCACCCTCTCGGTTGTTCAGGGGCTCGAATTCTCACAACACTTATTCATATTATGAAAGATAGAGATGACCTTAAAGAGGGACTCGCGACAATGTGTATTGGCGTTGGACAAGGGATCGCTCTTTCTGTAAAGAAAGTTTAA